The Streptomyces liliiviolaceus sequence GAAACGCCTCGACCAGGGCGCCCTTGACCCGCAGGGCCACGACGCTCGCCGGATGCCCGGGGTCCTTGAGCTCGACCAGCGCCGACAGATACGGGCATCCCCGGTAGTCGTCCTGCGCAGCCACCCGCTCCAACTGCTCGAAGACGTACAGGATCCGCTCCCGCGGCGACCGCGGGTCCTCGGGCCCGAGGTGCAGCATGCGCCCGTACTCCGGTGCGCGCCGCTCCAGGCTCGCCGCGAGGACCTCGTCCTTGCTCGCGAAGAGCTGGTACATGGAGCGCTTGGACACCCCGGCGGCCCGGCACAGCGCCTCGACGCCGAGGGAGACGCCGTCGCGGTAGAAGAGCTCCGTGGCCGCGTCGAGCAGCCGGTCCCTCGTGGATGTCTTGTCCGTGGTGGTGGCCATGGGGCGAGGCTACCTCCGTCGCTCGGTCGGCAGAAACCGATCGGTCTACCGTGTCTGCCGGATGCCGGATGCCGGCTGCCGGCTGCCGGCTGCCGGTCAGGCGACCAGCTGCGGGTACAGGACCGAAAGGTCGGCCGACAGGCCGGACTTGACCTGGCGGGTCAGATCGTCGGCGAGCACCTCGAAGGCGCCGCTCTCGATGCCGTCGAGCGCCTGCGCCGCCACGTCCACGGGCGAGGACTTGGGCGCGTCGATCGCCGCGGTCATGTCGGTGTCGACGTAACCGACGTGCAGCCCGGTGACACTGATCCCGCGCGGGGCGAGGTCGAGCCGCAGGGAGTTGGTCTGGGACCAGAGCGCCGCCTTGGACGCGCTGTAGGAGCCGGCCAGGCCGATCCACGACAGCACGGAGTGGACGTTCAGGATGTGGCCGCCGCCGTTGCGCTCGATCACGGGGACGAACGCGCGAGCGGTGAGCAGCGGCCCGTAGAAGTTCGTCTCGAAGTCCTTGCGCACGTCGTCGACCGGCGAGTCCAGGAACGACGTCTTCATGGAGACACCCGCGTTGTTGATCAGGACGGTGATGTCACCGGCCTGTTCCGCGGCGGCCGCGACGGACGCGGGGTCGGTGACCTCCAGGGCCAGCGGTACGGCACGGGTGTCCTTGACGGTCCGCGGGTCGCGGGCGGTGGCGTACACCTTCTTCGCGCCCCGCTCGAAGAGGCCTTCCACCAGCGCCTTGCCGATTCCCCTGCCGCCGCCGGTGACCAGGACGACGGAACCCTCGATTGCGGTCATGACTCTCTCCGAACCTCAGCGGACCCACCACACGGAAACCGATCGGTTTCCCTTCCCCATGAAGGTAAACCGATCGGTTTCACATTGCAAGCCGTGCGGACGGAAAACAGACGGGAAGGGGACGCGAAAACGGGAGTGGCCCCAGCTGTCACAGCTGGGGCCACTCCCGTCGACTCGTTGCTCGTACGCCTCCCGCGGGGGCTACGCCCCGCTGGCGCCGAGCATGTCCTCGCGCTCCACGAGCTTCACCCGCTCGCGGCCCTGGGGCTCGCCCAGCGCCTTCTCGGCGGCGTCCAGGCGGTACCAGCCCTCCCACGTGGTGAAGCGGACGTTGCGCCCGGTGAGGAACGCGTCCACCGCCTCGGGCTCCGGCGAGGCGGGCGTCTGCAGACGGCCGTTCCCGTGGTCGTCGAGCAGGCTGGCGACCGTCTCGTTGGCGTCACCCTTGGTGTGACCGATGAGGCCCACCGGACCGCGCCGGATCCAGCCGGTGACGTACGTCGACGTCAGGTGCTCGCCGGTCTCCTCGATCACCCGGCCGGCCTTGTCCGGAACGGTGCCCGACTCGACGTCCCAGGGCAGCTTGGGCAGCTTGTCGGAGAGGTAGCCGACGGCGCGGTAGACCGCGCCGAGGTCCCAGTCCTTGAACTCGCCGGTGCCCTTGACGTTGCCGGTGCCGTCCAGGGCGGTGCGCTCGGTGCGCAGACCGACGACCTTGCCGTCCTCGCCGAGGATCTCGGTGGGCGACTCGAAGAAGTGCAGGAACAGCTTGTGCCGCCGCTCGCCGACGTCGCGGATCGCCCAGTTCTCCAGCGTCTTGGAGACCATGTCGGCCTGCTTGTTGCCGCGCCGGGTCGCGATCGAGCCGTCGTCGTAGTCGATGTCCTCGGGGTCGACGATGACCTCGATGTTCGGGGAGTGGTCCAGCTCCCGCAGCTCCAGCGGGCTGAACTTCGCCTGCGCGGGACCGCGGCGGCCGAAGACGTGGACCTCCAGGGCCTTGTTGGCCTTGAGCCCCTCGTGGACGTTCGGCGGGATCTCCGTGGGGAGCAGTTCCTCCGCGGTCTTGGCGAGGATGCGGGCCACGTCGAGCGCCACGTTGCCGACGCCGAGGACGGCGACCTTCTCGGCCTCCAGCGGCCAGGTCCGCGGCACGTCCGGGTGCCCGTCGTACCAGGACACGAAGTCCGCCGCGCCGTACGAGCCGTCGAGCCCGATACCGGGGATGTCGAGGTGCCGGTCGGCGGTCGCCCCGGTGGAGAAGATCACCGCGTCGTAGAAGGCGCGCAGATCGTCGAGGTTGATGTCGCCCGGGTAGTCGACGTTGCCGAAGAGTCGGATCTGCGGCTTGTCGAGCACCTGGTGCAGGGCCGTGATGATGCCCTTGATGCGCGGGTGGTCGGGGGCCACGCCGTAACGGATCAGGCCGAAGGGGGCCGGCATCCGCTCGAAGAGGTCGATGGAGACACCGGGCTCGGCGGCCACTGCGGACTTCAACAGCGCGTCGGCGGCGTAGATCCCGGCGGGGCCGGCTCCGACTATGGCTACCCGCAGGGGGCGAGGCATGATCAGGTTCCCTTCGAGCGGTGATCAGGAGTACTCACCGGGAGCCTAAACTAAGGCTATCCTAAGTCTGTAGCCGGGCTGGATCTATGACCTCATAACCCCGATTTATGAGTAGATCGAGTGCATGTCCGCCGGTGCCACTCCCCCGGCGCCCCTCCCTCCCAGGGCCCCTCCGCCGTACGCCCGCCGCCTCAGCTGTCGTAGTCCACGGTCAGCGTCTCCGAGACCGGGTACGACTGGCAGGTCAGTACGTAGCCCGCGTCGACCTCCGCGTCCTCCAGGGCGAAGTTGCGGCGCATGTCGGCCTTGCCGTCGGTGATCAGAGCACGGCAGGTGCCGCAGACGCCACCCTTGCAGGCGAAGGGCAGGTCGGGCCGGTTCCGCTGGGCGCCCTCCAGGATGCTCCGGTCCCGGACCAGCGCCGCGGTGGTGGAGCGGCCGTCGAGGGTGACGGTGACCTGGCTGACGGGCCCCTCGACGGCCGCCTCCTCGTGACGCACCTCTCGTACGGGCTCGTCGTCGGCGTAGAACAACTCGCGGTGGACACGGTCGCCGGGCACGCCGAGGCCGGTCAGGACCCGCTGGGCGTCGACGACCATGCCGTGCGGCCCGCACAGCCACCAGTGGTCCGCCGACCCCACGTCGACCAGCGAATCGACCAGCGCCGAGAGCCGCTCCGCGTCGAGGCGGCCGGACAGCACCTCGGCCTCGCGGGGCTCACGGGACAGCACATGGGCGAGCTGGAACCGGGCCGGATACAGGTCCTTCAGATCCGCCAGCTCGTCGGCGAACATCACCGTGTCCGTGCGGCGGTTGCCGTAGAAGAGGGTGACCGTCGAGCGCGGGTGGGCGGCCAGGACCGACTCGGCGATGGAGAGCATCGGCGTGACACCGGAACCGGCCGCGACCAGCACATGGTGGCCGGGCTCGGCGAGGTCGGGTGTGAACGTGCCGGTGGGGGCCATCACCTCGACCGTGTCGCCGGGGCGCACCTCGCGCACGAGCCAGGCCGAGAACAGACCGCCCGGCACCACCCGCACCCCGATGCGCGGCACCGAACCGGCCGGCGAACAGATCGAGTACGAGCGCCGCTCGTCCCGCCCGTCGACCACGCGCCGCAGCGTCAGCGACTGACCGGGCGCGAAGGCGAACTCGCCCGCCAGCTCCGCCGGGATCTCGAAGCTCACGGCGGCCGCGTCGTCGCACAGCGGCTGTACGGCGGCGACGCGCAGGGTGTGGAAGGCCGGCCGGCGGCGGACACGCGCGGGCACCACCGGGGCGGGGGCCGTCGGGGCGGGGGCCGCCGGGTCCGTGGTGTCCCCCGCCGGCTCTTGCCTCAGGCCTGCCATCAGATCTCCTTGACGTACTCGAACGGTTCGCGGCAGGCGCGGCAGCGGTAGAGCGCCTTGCAGGACGTGGCGGAGAAGCGCGACGTCTCCTCGGTGTCCGCCGCGCCGCAGCGCGGACAGGCCACCGTGCGGCGGGTGGGGGCCAGGACGAGGGGCACCGGACCGGCGGCGCGCCGGGGTGCGGCTCCCGGCGGTGCGATGCCGTGCTCGGTGAGCTTGCGGCGCCCCTCGGGGGTGATCCAGTCGCTGGTCCACGGCGGGTCCAGGACCGTACGGATCTCCACGCGCGCGTACCCCGCGTCGCGCAGCCGTGCCGCCACGTCCGCGCGCATCTCGGCCATCGCGGGGCAGCCCGAGTAGGTGGGCGTCAGTCGCGCGACCACGGTGCCGTCCCCGCCGACCTCGACCCCGCGCAGGACGCCGAGGTCGGCCAGGGTGAGCATGGGCAGTTCGGGGTCCGGCACCTGTTCGGCGATGTGCCAGGCGCGCTGCACGTCCTGCACGGCGGTCACCATGTCGCCCCCGGGTGGGCGCGGGCCACGCTCTGCAACTCGGCCAGCAGCGGCGCGAGATGTTCGGTGTGCTCCCCGTCCCTGCCTGCGCCGGCCAGCGGCCGGAAGACCGGCATGGGCAGCCCGGCCGCCTCGGTGACCTGCCGCAGGACGGCGACCACCTCGTCCCGTACGTCGTACGCCGTGAACAGCTCGCCGAAGTACGGGGCGACCTGCTCCATCGCCCTGCGGGTACGGCGGTGCGACTCGTCCGTGCCGTCGCCGAGGCGCACGACCCACTCGGCCGCGTACTGCCGGTGGTACGTCAGTTCCTTGACGCCCTTCGCCGCGACGGCCGCGAGGACCGGGTCGGGGTGCGACGACAGCTCCTCGAAGTGGGCGAGCCGCCAGCTGGCCAGCACCAGCAGCCGCACGGCCGAGAACGCGAAGTCCCCGCACGGCAGTTCGGCCAGCCGGACGTTCCTGAAGTCGGCCGCGTCCCGGAAGTAGGCGTACGCGTCCTCGTCGCGCCCGGTGCCGTCGACCTGGCCGGCGCGTGCATAGAGCAGCCGGGCCTGGCCGAGGAGGTCGAGGCCGATGTTGGCGAGGGCGACCTCCTCCTCCAGCTCGGGGGCGCGGGTGGTCCACTCGGCGAGCCGCTGGGCGCTCACCAGGGCGTCGTCGGCGAGGGCCACGCAGTCGGCGGCCAGCAGGTCGGCTGCGACGCCTTCGAGCACGGTGGTGTCCACCCCGTGCAGCGGGTCCTCGAAGCCGGTGCCGTACGCCCAGCGGGTGTCGTCCTCGTGTCCCTCGGCGAGGGACAGATAGACATGGTCGTCGCTCATGCCCTGCTCCTCAGATGTGCGGGACGTCGTCGGGGATGTCGTAGAAGGTCGGGTGGCGGTAGACCTTGTCGGCGCTCGGCGCGAAGAACGGGTCCTTCTCGTCGCGGGTGGACGCGGCGATGTGCTCGGAGCGCACCACCCAGATCGAGACGCCCTCGTTGCGGCGGGTGTAGAGGTCGCGCGCGTGGGTGAGGGCCATCGTGTCGTCGGCGGCGTGCAGGGAGCCCACGTGGACGTGGTTCAGTCCGCGCTTGCCGCGCACGAAGACCTCGTACAGCGGCCAGTCGCCCTGGGCGGTCTTTGCCGTCGCCTCCGGGGTGGAGTCGCTCATGCCGTGGCCCCTTCCTGCGTCCGCGCACGCGCGCGCCGTGCCTGCTTGGCCGCGTGGGCCGTGGCCGCCTCCCGTACCCACGCGCCGTCCTCGTGGGCGCTCCTGCGGCGCTCCATCCGCTCGGCGTTGCAGGGGCCGTCGCCGCCGATGACCCGCTTGAGCTCGGACCAGTCGGGGGTGCCGAAGTCGTGGTGGCCGCGCTCCGCGTTCCAGCGCAGCTCCGGGTCGGGGAGGGTCACGCCGAGCTTCTCGGCCTGCGGGACGGTCATGTCGACGAACCGCTGGCGCAGCTCGTCGTTCGTGTGCCGCTTGATCTTCCAGGCCATCGAGGCCGCGGAGTTGGGCGAGTCGCCGTCGGGCGGGCCGAACATCATGAGCGAGGGCCACCACCAGCGGTTCACGGAGTCCTGGACCATGTCCCGCTGGGCCTCGGTGCCGCGCATCATGGTCAGCAGCAGTTCGTAGCCCTGCCGCTGGTGGAAGGACTCCTCCTTGCAGATCCGCACCATCGCGCGCGCGTAGGGCCCGTACGAACTCCTGCACAGCGGGACCTGGTTGCAGATCGCCGCGCCGTCGACGAACCAGCCGATGACGCCGACGTCGGCGAAGGTCGGGGTCGGGTAGTTGAAGATCGACGAGTACTTCTGGCGGCCTTCGATCAGCCGCTCGGTCAGGTCGGCGCGATCGGCACCCAGGGTCTCGGCGGCCGAGTACAGATACAGCCCGTGGCCCGCCTCGTCCTGGACCTTGGCGAACAGGATGGCCTTGCGGCGCAGCGACGGGGCGCGGGTGATCCACTCGCCCTCGGGCTGCATCCCGATGATCTCCGAGTGGGCGTGCTGCGCGATCTGCCGGACGAGCGTCCTGCGATAGCCGTCGGGCATCCAGTCGCGGGGCTCGATCCGCTGGTCCCGCGCGATGGTCGCGTCGAAGTGCTCCTGCAACAACTGCTCCGGGACGGGCGTCCCGGCGGAGTGTGTCGTGGTCATCGATACCAGCTTCCCTACCGACCATTCGTTCGGTACCAGTGTGCAGCCTTTCCCCCGCCCCGGCAAGACCCGCGCTCGATCACCTGACCGAAGGGCCGGTCGGCGCGGGTGTCCGCGCCCGGGGCAGGCCGCCGCAAACCCCTCGTGCGCCCTCGCGCCGGTCGCACGGAGGCGGCGGCCGGAGTGGGAGCGCGGCGCCGACGGTGACGCACCTCGCGCACCGGAGCCCCACGTCAGAGGCGCGAGTACGCCCCTTTCACGCGGTTCCCGGGCGCCACCCGCGGCTGTTTGGCTTTACACGCAGCTCCGCGCTGCCCAGTCGTCCGCACAGCCCCACAGCCACCGCCCCGACCTCCACCGCCCCGTGAACCCGCGCCCCGTGAACCCGCGCCCGACAGACGCCCCGCGTCCGCCCAGCACCGCTCGCCCGTTCGCATCACGTACCCGGAGGACATGTGACCGCCCCGGAAAGTCCCCCCGACAGCACCGTCGGCCCGCCCGACGCCGAAGCACCGTTCACCAGTCTCGGCACCCGGGCCGCGCGTCAGCTCGCCACCACCACCAAGTCCGCGCCGCAGATGCAGGCCATCACCTCGCGGTGGCTGCTCAAGATGCTGCCGTGGGTGGACGTCAAGGGCGGCACCTACCGGGTCAACCGGCGACTGCAGCTCCGCGTCGGCCGGGGACGGGTGCAGTTCGACCACAACGGCGCCGACGACATCAAGGTCATCCCCGAGACGCTCACCGAACTGCCGGCCCTGCGCGGCTACACCGACACGGCGGCCCTCCAGGAGATCGCCGCGCGGTTCCGCGTGCGGGAGGTCCGCGCCGGCCAGGTCCTCTTCGACGCCGGGCAGCCCGTCACGGAGGCCTATCTCGTCGTCCACGGCCGGTTCACCCGCTACACCCCCGGCAAGTACGGCGAGGAGGAGGTCACCGGGGTCGTCACGGACGGCGCCCAGCTGGGTGACGAGGCCATCGGCCAGGAGGATCCGCGCTGGCACCACTCGGTGAGGGCCGACACCGCGGGCACGGTGCTGACGCTCAACTGGGACAGCCTCGAACAGTTCGTGGCACGCACCCCCTCCCTCGCCGCGCAGCTCGCCGCGTTCGCCGAGCGGCAGAGCAAGCCCATGAACCGCAAGGGCGAGGCCGACGTCCCCATGCAGGCGGGGCACGTGGGCGAGCCGACGCTGTCCGGCGGCTTCGTCGACTACGACCTCTCCCCGCGCGAGTACGAGCTGTCGCTCACCCAGACGGTGCTGCGCGTCCACACCCGGGTCGCGGACCTCTACAACAGCCCGATGGACCAGACCGAGCAGCAACTGCGCCTGGCCATCGAGGAGATCCGCGAACGCCAGGAGTGGGAGCTGGTCAACAACCGCGAGTTCGGCCTGCTGCACAACGTCGACCACGCCCAGCGCGTCAGCACCTTCTCCGGCCCGCCGACCCCCGACGACCTCGACGAACTGCTGTCGATGCGCCGCAAGACCCGGGTGTTCCTGGCCCACCCGAAGGCGATCGCGGCCTTCTTCCGGCAGTGCAACCGGCGCGGTCTGGTGCCCGGCACCACCACCATCGACGGCCATGAGGTGCCCGCGTGGCGCGGTGTCCCGTTCCTGCCCTGCGGCAAGATCCCGATCAGCCCGCAGCACACGAGCAGTGTCATCGCCCTGCGCACCGGAGAGGCCGACCAGGGGGTCGTCGGGCTGTACCAGACCGGCATTCCGGAGGAGTACCAGCCGGGCCTCAACGTCAGGTTCATGAACATCGACACCACCGCGATCATGAACTATCTGGTCACCGCCTACTACTCGATGGCGATCCTCGTTCCCGACGCGGCGGGAATCCTGGAGAACGTCCAGGTCGGGCGGACCGCGGAGTGAGCGCCCCGCCCGTTTCCCACGCGGCCGCGCGCCTGCCCGGGCCGCCGAATCTCGCCCGCGCCACCACCCGCCCTCGCAGCGGCGCGGTGCCCGGGCTGCGGTACCGGCCCGCCGTGCCCGCCGACCCGGAGAAGGCCGCGGAGATCGACCGCAGGCTGGAGGCCTGGGCCCGTGCGCTGGACCTGTTCCCCCAGAGCTGGACGGGGGACTTCGCGGGGTTCCAGTGCGGCCGGGCCGTCGTGCTCCAGCACCCCGGCGCGATCAGCCTCGACCACCTCATGGCGGCCGGGAAACTGCTGCTCGCCGAGAACGTCGTCGACGACTGCTACTGCGAGGAGGTCGAGGGCAGGGGCGGCGCGGCCCGCGGGCTGGGCGGGCGGCTGGTCATCGCCCAGTCGGCGCTCGATCCGTACCACGGCACACCCGAGCTGGAGGAGGAGTGGCGTCACGGCATGCAGGCCGACGGGCCGCTGCGCTCGTACCACCACGCCCTGCGAGACTACCGCGAGCTCGCCACGCCCAGCCAGAGCGACCGGATCGTGCACGACCTGGCCCGGCTGCACATGGGCTATCTCGCGGAGGCCGCCTGGTCCGAGATCCGGTACGTGCCGCAGATCTGGGAGTACCTGGTGATGCGGCAGTTCAACAACTTCCGGCCCTGTCTGTCGATCGTCGACGCCGTCGACGGCTACGAACTGCCGGCGGCCCTGTACGCCCGGTCCGAGATCCAGCGGATCACCGCGCTCGCCTGCAACGCCACCACGATCGTCAACGACCTGTACTCCTTCACCAAGGAGCTGGCCTCCGACCCCACCCATCTGAACCTGCCCCAGGTCATCGCCGCCAACGAGCGGTGCGGACTGAAGGCCGCCTATCTGCGGGCCGTCGAGATCCACAACAGGATCATGGAAGCGTTCGAGGAGGAGTCGGCGGTCCTGGCCGCCACCTCGCCCCTCGTCGCGCGCTACGCCGAGGGCCTGGCCGCATGGGTGTCGGGGAACCACGAATGGCACGCCACCAACTCCCACCGCTACCACCTGCCCAACTA is a genomic window containing:
- a CDS encoding TetR/AcrR family transcriptional regulator, which codes for MATTTDKTSTRDRLLDAATELFYRDGVSLGVEALCRAAGVSKRSMYQLFASKDEVLAASLERRAPEYGRMLHLGPEDPRSPRERILYVFEQLERVAAQDDYRGCPYLSALVELKDPGHPASVVALRVKGALVEAFRVDAERGGARDPELLARQLTLIFDGASARAGAKAETLSGLTTTTAAALLDAAGVS
- a CDS encoding SDR family oxidoreductase; this translates as MTAIEGSVVLVTGGGRGIGKALVEGLFERGAKKVYATARDPRTVKDTRAVPLALEVTDPASVAAAAEQAGDITVLINNAGVSMKTSFLDSPVDDVRKDFETNFYGPLLTARAFVPVIERNGGGHILNVHSVLSWIGLAGSYSASKAALWSQTNSLRLDLAPRGISVTGLHVGYVDTDMTAAIDAPKSSPVDVAAQALDGIESGAFEVLADDLTRQVKSGLSADLSVLYPQLVA
- a CDS encoding FAD-dependent oxidoreductase, producing the protein MPRPLRVAIVGAGPAGIYAADALLKSAVAAEPGVSIDLFERMPAPFGLIRYGVAPDHPRIKGIITALHQVLDKPQIRLFGNVDYPGDINLDDLRAFYDAVIFSTGATADRHLDIPGIGLDGSYGAADFVSWYDGHPDVPRTWPLEAEKVAVLGVGNVALDVARILAKTAEELLPTEIPPNVHEGLKANKALEVHVFGRRGPAQAKFSPLELRELDHSPNIEVIVDPEDIDYDDGSIATRRGNKQADMVSKTLENWAIRDVGERRHKLFLHFFESPTEILGEDGKVVGLRTERTALDGTGNVKGTGEFKDWDLGAVYRAVGYLSDKLPKLPWDVESGTVPDKAGRVIEETGEHLTSTYVTGWIRRGPVGLIGHTKGDANETVASLLDDHGNGRLQTPASPEPEAVDAFLTGRNVRFTTWEGWYRLDAAEKALGEPQGRERVKLVEREDMLGASGA
- the paaE gene encoding 1,2-phenylacetyl-CoA epoxidase subunit PaaE, with translation MAGLRQEPAGDTTDPAAPAPTAPAPVVPARVRRRPAFHTLRVAAVQPLCDDAAAVSFEIPAELAGEFAFAPGQSLTLRRVVDGRDERRSYSICSPAGSVPRIGVRVVPGGLFSAWLVREVRPGDTVEVMAPTGTFTPDLAEPGHHVLVAAGSGVTPMLSIAESVLAAHPRSTVTLFYGNRRTDTVMFADELADLKDLYPARFQLAHVLSREPREAEVLSGRLDAERLSALVDSLVDVGSADHWWLCGPHGMVVDAQRVLTGLGVPGDRVHRELFYADDEPVREVRHEEAAVEGPVSQVTVTLDGRSTTAALVRDRSILEGAQRNRPDLPFACKGGVCGTCRALITDGKADMRRNFALEDAEVDAGYVLTCQSYPVSETLTVDYDS
- the paaD gene encoding 1,2-phenylacetyl-CoA epoxidase subunit PaaD, with amino-acid sequence MVTAVQDVQRAWHIAEQVPDPELPMLTLADLGVLRGVEVGGDGTVVARLTPTYSGCPAMAEMRADVAARLRDAGYARVEIRTVLDPPWTSDWITPEGRRKLTEHGIAPPGAAPRRAAGPVPLVLAPTRRTVACPRCGAADTEETSRFSATSCKALYRCRACREPFEYVKEI
- the paaC gene encoding 1,2-phenylacetyl-CoA epoxidase subunit PaaC, translated to MSDDHVYLSLAEGHEDDTRWAYGTGFEDPLHGVDTTVLEGVAADLLAADCVALADDALVSAQRLAEWTTRAPELEEEVALANIGLDLLGQARLLYARAGQVDGTGRDEDAYAYFRDAADFRNVRLAELPCGDFAFSAVRLLVLASWRLAHFEELSSHPDPVLAAVAAKGVKELTYHRQYAAEWVVRLGDGTDESHRRTRRAMEQVAPYFGELFTAYDVRDEVVAVLRQVTEAAGLPMPVFRPLAGAGRDGEHTEHLAPLLAELQSVARAHPGATW
- the paaB gene encoding 1,2-phenylacetyl-CoA epoxidase subunit PaaB is translated as MSDSTPEATAKTAQGDWPLYEVFVRGKRGLNHVHVGSLHAADDTMALTHARDLYTRRNEGVSIWVVRSEHIAASTRDEKDPFFAPSADKVYRHPTFYDIPDDVPHI
- the paaA gene encoding 1,2-phenylacetyl-CoA epoxidase subunit PaaA, which translates into the protein MTTTHSAGTPVPEQLLQEHFDATIARDQRIEPRDWMPDGYRRTLVRQIAQHAHSEIIGMQPEGEWITRAPSLRRKAILFAKVQDEAGHGLYLYSAAETLGADRADLTERLIEGRQKYSSIFNYPTPTFADVGVIGWFVDGAAICNQVPLCRSSYGPYARAMVRICKEESFHQRQGYELLLTMMRGTEAQRDMVQDSVNRWWWPSLMMFGPPDGDSPNSAASMAWKIKRHTNDELRQRFVDMTVPQAEKLGVTLPDPELRWNAERGHHDFGTPDWSELKRVIGGDGPCNAERMERRRSAHEDGAWVREAATAHAAKQARRARARTQEGATA
- a CDS encoding family 2B encapsulin nanocompartment shell protein, which encodes MTAPESPPDSTVGPPDAEAPFTSLGTRAARQLATTTKSAPQMQAITSRWLLKMLPWVDVKGGTYRVNRRLQLRVGRGRVQFDHNGADDIKVIPETLTELPALRGYTDTAALQEIAARFRVREVRAGQVLFDAGQPVTEAYLVVHGRFTRYTPGKYGEEEVTGVVTDGAQLGDEAIGQEDPRWHHSVRADTAGTVLTLNWDSLEQFVARTPSLAAQLAAFAERQSKPMNRKGEADVPMQAGHVGEPTLSGGFVDYDLSPREYELSLTQTVLRVHTRVADLYNSPMDQTEQQLRLAIEEIRERQEWELVNNREFGLLHNVDHAQRVSTFSGPPTPDDLDELLSMRRKTRVFLAHPKAIAAFFRQCNRRGLVPGTTTIDGHEVPAWRGVPFLPCGKIPISPQHTSSVIALRTGEADQGVVGLYQTGIPEEYQPGLNVRFMNIDTTAIMNYLVTAYYSMAILVPDAAGILENVQVGRTAE
- a CDS encoding family 2 encapsulin nanocompartment cargo protein terpene cyclase — protein: MSAPPVSHAAARLPGPPNLARATTRPRSGAVPGLRYRPAVPADPEKAAEIDRRLEAWARALDLFPQSWTGDFAGFQCGRAVVLQHPGAISLDHLMAAGKLLLAENVVDDCYCEEVEGRGGAARGLGGRLVIAQSALDPYHGTPELEEEWRHGMQADGPLRSYHHALRDYRELATPSQSDRIVHDLARLHMGYLAEAAWSEIRYVPQIWEYLVMRQFNNFRPCLSIVDAVDGYELPAALYARSEIQRITALACNATTIVNDLYSFTKELASDPTHLNLPQVIAANERCGLKAAYLRAVEIHNRIMEAFEEESAVLAATSPLVARYAEGLAAWVSGNHEWHATNSHRYHLPNYW